A single Cupriavidus sp. D39 DNA region contains:
- a CDS encoding RES family NAD+ phosphorylase, translating into MSFTIWMPPAVASERKPFALTLWRAVEAQHVVSTMPLVDSLEEQAVLEAVLDAGKPAVPADARHLHYLLFTPFRYPPSPWGSRFRAEQDPGVFYGADDIRTACAELGYWRWRFLLDSPALPRIDARPHTLFQVSVRTDGIALDAPPFAEDAAKWTDPDHYDACQALARTAREAGLGMIRYTSVRDPEHGACAALLSPRAFAEPQPRITTTWMLTVRPDRVIWQRDDLLQRDSYQFAASTWQRSKVSPDPA; encoded by the coding sequence GTGTCGTTCACTATCTGGATGCCACCCGCGGTCGCGTCTGAGCGCAAGCCGTTTGCGCTCACGCTCTGGCGCGCGGTAGAGGCCCAGCATGTGGTATCGACCATGCCGCTGGTCGACAGCCTGGAGGAGCAAGCCGTGCTGGAAGCCGTGCTGGACGCCGGCAAGCCCGCGGTGCCCGCCGACGCACGCCACCTCCACTATCTTCTGTTCACACCCTTTCGCTACCCGCCCTCGCCCTGGGGCTCGCGCTTTCGCGCCGAGCAGGATCCTGGCGTGTTCTACGGTGCTGACGACATCCGCACCGCCTGCGCGGAGCTTGGCTACTGGCGCTGGCGCTTCCTGCTCGACAGCCCGGCGCTGCCGCGCATCGACGCCCGGCCCCACACCCTGTTCCAGGTCAGCGTGCGCACCGACGGCATCGCGCTAGACGCCCCGCCCTTTGCCGAAGACGCCGCGAAGTGGACCGATCCCGACCACTATGACGCCTGCCAGGCCTTGGCCCGCACGGCCCGGGAAGCCGGCCTCGGCATGATCCGCTACACCTCGGTACGCGACCCGGAGCACGGTGCCTGCGCCGCACTGCTGAGCCCGCGCGCCTTCGCTGAACCGCAACCACGCATCACCACCACCTGGATGCTGACCGTACGGCCGGACCGCGTCATCTGGCAACGCGACGACCTGCTGCAGCGGGACAGTTACCAGTTTGCCGCCAGCACCTGGCAGCGCAGCAAGGTCAGCCCCGACCCGGCCTGA
- a CDS encoding MbcA/ParS/Xre antitoxin family protein, which translates to MQPRQVPEHLPAGSPDSGTTLTKAVMRAAGFLGISQAGVANVLGISTASVSRMASGGYVLDAHRKEWEFGVLFVRLFRSLDAILGHSDQARLWLANENLALGGKPLDLIRTTEGLVRVVHYLDATRGRV; encoded by the coding sequence ATGCAACCCAGGCAAGTCCCCGAGCATCTTCCTGCCGGCAGTCCGGACTCCGGCACCACCCTCACCAAGGCGGTCATGCGTGCGGCCGGCTTCCTTGGCATCAGCCAGGCAGGCGTGGCCAACGTGCTGGGCATCAGCACCGCCTCCGTGTCCCGAATGGCTTCCGGGGGCTATGTGCTCGATGCGCATCGCAAGGAATGGGAGTTCGGCGTGCTGTTCGTGCGCCTGTTCCGCTCGCTCGACGCCATCCTCGGCCACAGCGACCAGGCCCGCCTCTGGCTGGCCAACGAAAACCTGGCGTTGGGCGGCAAGCCGCTCGACCTGATCCGCACAACCGAGGGCCTGGTACGTGTCGTTCACTATCTGGATGCCACCCGCGGTCGCGTCTGA
- the boxA gene encoding benzoyl-CoA 2,3-epoxidase subunit BoxA, with the protein MGAPDIIKQHLIDPEICIRCNTCEDTCPIDAITHDDRNYVVRADVCNGCGACLGPCPTGAIDNWRTMLKSEAYPIEAQLLWDELPASLPLPADTGIENAPDPASPETGQEPQTQQVETSRHTSPKAPWSAAHPYVNLHGVRAPVTATVAGNYRLTADDASSDVHHIVLDFGQHFFPVLEGQAIGIVPPGTDATGKPHYIRMYSIASPRDGERPGYNNLALTVKRVEQDHEGQPVRGVASNFLCDLARGDEVRVVGPFGTTFLMPNHREASVMMICTGTGSAPMRAMTEHMRRNLEQFDGQRMLFFGARNARELPYFGPLMKLPPSFLDIHLAFSRDPGQPRRYVQDAIREAGARVAGLLNDPHGHVYICGLKGMEDGVLAAFGEVCAGAGLAWSELEATMKTEGRLHIETY; encoded by the coding sequence ATGGGCGCCCCCGACATCATCAAGCAGCACCTGATCGACCCCGAGATCTGCATCCGCTGCAATACCTGCGAAGACACCTGCCCGATCGACGCGATCACCCATGACGATCGCAACTACGTGGTCAGGGCCGACGTGTGCAACGGCTGCGGCGCCTGCCTGGGGCCGTGCCCCACCGGCGCGATCGACAACTGGCGCACGATGCTGAAAAGCGAGGCGTATCCGATCGAGGCGCAGTTGCTGTGGGACGAGCTCCCCGCCAGCCTGCCCTTGCCCGCGGACACCGGGATCGAGAACGCGCCGGATCCGGCTTCCCCGGAAACCGGGCAGGAGCCGCAAACCCAGCAAGTGGAAACCAGCCGGCATACCTCGCCCAAGGCGCCGTGGTCGGCGGCGCATCCATACGTCAACCTGCACGGCGTGCGCGCCCCCGTCACCGCCACCGTGGCCGGCAACTACCGCCTGACCGCCGACGACGCATCGAGCGATGTGCATCACATCGTGCTGGATTTCGGTCAGCACTTTTTCCCGGTGCTGGAAGGCCAGGCCATCGGCATCGTGCCGCCCGGCACCGACGCCACCGGCAAGCCGCACTACATCCGCATGTATTCGATCGCCAGCCCGCGCGACGGCGAACGGCCGGGCTACAACAACCTGGCGCTGACGGTGAAGCGCGTCGAGCAGGATCATGAAGGGCAGCCGGTGCGCGGCGTGGCATCCAACTTCCTGTGCGACCTCGCGCGCGGCGACGAAGTGCGCGTGGTCGGCCCGTTCGGCACCACCTTCCTGATGCCGAACCACCGCGAAGCCAGCGTGATGATGATCTGCACCGGTACCGGCTCGGCCCCGATGCGCGCCATGACGGAGCACATGCGGCGCAACCTCGAGCAGTTCGACGGGCAGCGCATGCTGTTCTTCGGCGCGCGCAATGCGCGGGAACTGCCCTACTTCGGGCCGTTGATGAAATTGCCGCCGAGCTTCCTCGACATCCATCTCGCCTTCTCGCGCGATCCCGGCCAGCCCCGGCGTTATGTGCAGGACGCCATCCGCGAAGCCGGCGCCCGCGTGGCGGGGCTGCTGAACGACCCGCACGGCCATGTCTATATCTGCGGCCTCAAGGGGATGGAAGACGGCGTGCTGGCTGCGTTCGGGGAAGTCTGCGCCGGCGCCGGCCTGGCCTGGAGTGAACTGGAAGCCACCATGAAGACGGAGGGACGGCTGCATATCGAGACGTACTGA
- the boxB gene encoding benzoyl-CoA 2,3-epoxidase subunit BoxB encodes MSIDYSQKIPNNVNLSDDRALQRALEHWQPAFLDWWRDMGPEGSHQHDVYLRTAVSVDPSGWAHFDHVKMPDYRWGIFLQPADPARRIHFGEHKGEAAWQEVPGEHRANLRRIIVTQGDTEPASVEQQRHLGMTCPSLYDLRNLFQVNVEEGRHLWAMVYLLHRHFGRDGREEAEALLGRRSGDKDNPRILGAFNERTPDWLAFFMFTHFTDRDGKFQLCALAESSFDPLARTTRFMLTEEAHHMFVGESGISRVIQRTCEVMRERDIQDPADVRAAGVIDLETIQRYLNFHYSVTIDLFGADQSSNAATFYSAGLKGRFEEGKRDDDHVLKGDVYRILDVTDGRLGEREVPMLNALNEVLRDDYVKDTLGGVARWNKVIEKHGIAFRMTVPHKAFNRKIGSLANVHVSPTGELLTEAQWQAGERNWLATDEDRAFVASLMGRVTEPGKYANWIAPPMVGVNRQPMDFEYVRFN; translated from the coding sequence GTGAGCATCGACTACAGCCAGAAGATCCCGAACAACGTCAACCTGTCCGACGACCGCGCGCTGCAGCGCGCGCTCGAACACTGGCAGCCCGCCTTTCTCGACTGGTGGCGCGACATGGGGCCCGAAGGCTCGCACCAGCACGATGTCTACCTGCGCACGGCAGTATCTGTCGATCCTTCCGGCTGGGCGCACTTCGACCACGTCAAGATGCCGGACTATCGCTGGGGCATCTTCCTCCAGCCCGCCGACCCGGCGCGCCGCATCCATTTCGGCGAGCACAAGGGCGAGGCGGCCTGGCAGGAAGTACCGGGCGAGCATCGCGCCAACCTGCGCCGCATCATCGTCACCCAGGGCGATACCGAGCCGGCCTCGGTCGAGCAGCAACGCCACCTGGGCATGACCTGCCCCTCGCTCTACGACCTGCGCAACCTGTTCCAGGTCAACGTGGAAGAAGGCCGCCACCTGTGGGCCATGGTGTACCTGCTGCATCGCCATTTCGGGCGCGACGGGCGGGAAGAGGCCGAGGCGCTGCTGGGACGGCGCTCCGGCGACAAGGACAACCCGCGCATCCTGGGCGCCTTCAACGAGCGCACGCCCGACTGGCTGGCCTTCTTCATGTTCACCCACTTCACCGATCGCGACGGCAAGTTCCAGCTCTGCGCGCTGGCCGAATCCAGCTTCGACCCGCTGGCGCGCACCACGCGCTTCATGCTGACCGAAGAAGCCCATCATATGTTCGTGGGTGAATCCGGCATCTCCCGCGTGATCCAGCGCACCTGCGAAGTGATGCGCGAACGCGATATCCAGGATCCCGCGGACGTGCGCGCCGCCGGCGTGATCGACCTCGAGACCATCCAGCGCTACCTCAACTTCCACTACAGCGTGACCATCGACCTGTTCGGCGCCGACCAGTCGTCCAACGCCGCTACCTTCTACAGCGCCGGGCTCAAGGGCCGCTTCGAGGAAGGCAAGCGCGACGACGACCACGTGCTCAAGGGCGACGTGTACCGCATCCTCGACGTCACCGACGGCCGCCTGGGCGAGCGCGAGGTGCCCATGCTCAACGCGCTCAACGAGGTGCTGCGCGACGACTACGTCAAGGACACGCTCGGCGGCGTGGCGCGCTGGAACAAGGTGATCGAAAAGCACGGCATCGCATTCCGCATGACGGTGCCGCACAAGGCGTTCAACCGCAAGATCGGCAGCCTGGCCAACGTCCATGTATCGCCGACGGGCGAGCTGCTCACCGAAGCGCAATGGCAGGCGGGCGAGCGCAACTGGCTGGCGACGGACGAAGACCGCGCCTTCGTGGCGTCGCTGATGGGCCGGGTCACCGAGCCCGGCAAGTACGCCAACTGGATCGCGCCGCCGATGGTCGGCGTCAACCGCCAGCCGATGGATTTCGAGTACGTGCGCTTCAACTGA
- the boxC gene encoding 2,3-epoxybenzoyl-CoA dihydrolase — protein sequence MSAPAAPNDPTATEQAPVTFERDPAQYRHWKLTFDGPVATLSMDVDEDGGLRPGYALKLNSYDLGVDIELHDAVQRIRFEHPEVRTVVLTSAKDRIFCSGANIFMLGKSSHAWKVNFCKFTNETRNGIEDASRHSGLKFIAACNGTTAGGGYELALACDEIVLVDDRSSAVSLPEVPLLGVLPGTGGLTRITDKRRVRRDHADIFCTTTEGVRGQRAHDWKLVDAVVKPARFAEHVQQRALALAAQSDRPAGQDGVKLTPLSRSQDAHGYRYDTIQVHIDQHARKATLTVFGPGKHQPQTLDAILAAGPGWWPLKMAREFDDAILTLRANHLDIGMWILKTEGDPHQVLATDALLDTHAGHWFVRETIGMLRRTLARLEVSSRTLFALIEPDSCFAGTLLELALAADRSYMLHLPDAPDDAPRVFASSANFGRYPSVNGLTRLAARFYQDEVAIQAVQDHIGAPLDAINAASLGLVTATPDDIDWEDEIRIAIEERASLSPDALTGLEANLRFGPVETMETRIFGRLTAWQNWIFNRPNAVGEQGALKVFGSGNKARFDWDRV from the coding sequence ATGTCCGCCCCGGCCGCTCCCAACGATCCCACTGCCACCGAACAGGCCCCCGTCACCTTTGAGCGCGACCCCGCGCAATACCGCCACTGGAAACTGACGTTCGACGGCCCGGTGGCCACGCTGTCCATGGATGTCGATGAGGACGGCGGCCTGCGCCCCGGCTATGCGCTCAAGCTCAACTCTTACGACCTTGGCGTGGACATCGAATTGCACGATGCCGTGCAGCGCATCCGTTTCGAGCACCCGGAAGTGCGCACCGTGGTCCTCACCAGCGCCAAGGACCGCATTTTCTGTTCGGGCGCCAACATCTTCATGCTCGGCAAGTCATCGCACGCCTGGAAGGTGAACTTCTGCAAGTTCACCAACGAAACCCGCAACGGCATCGAGGACGCCAGCCGCCATTCCGGGCTGAAGTTCATCGCGGCCTGCAACGGCACCACCGCCGGCGGCGGCTATGAGCTGGCACTGGCCTGCGACGAGATCGTGCTGGTCGACGACCGCTCCTCGGCCGTCAGCCTGCCCGAAGTGCCGCTGCTAGGCGTGCTGCCGGGCACCGGCGGACTCACGCGCATCACCGACAAGCGCCGCGTGCGGCGCGACCACGCCGACATCTTCTGCACCACCACCGAGGGCGTGCGCGGGCAGCGGGCGCACGACTGGAAGCTGGTCGATGCCGTGGTCAAGCCGGCGCGCTTCGCGGAGCACGTGCAACAGCGCGCGCTTGCGCTCGCCGCGCAGAGCGACCGGCCTGCCGGCCAGGACGGCGTGAAGCTCACGCCGCTGTCGCGCAGCCAGGATGCGCACGGCTACCGCTACGACACGATCCAGGTACACATCGACCAGCATGCCCGCAAGGCCACGCTGACGGTATTCGGGCCGGGTAAGCACCAGCCGCAGACGCTGGACGCGATCCTTGCCGCCGGCCCCGGCTGGTGGCCGCTGAAGATGGCGCGCGAGTTCGACGACGCCATCCTCACGCTGCGCGCCAACCATCTCGACATCGGCATGTGGATCCTCAAGACCGAGGGCGATCCCCATCAGGTACTGGCCACCGACGCCCTGCTGGACACGCATGCCGGCCACTGGTTCGTGCGCGAAACCATCGGCATGCTGCGCCGCACGCTGGCGCGCCTGGAGGTGTCGTCGCGCACCCTGTTCGCGCTGATCGAGCCGGATTCCTGCTTTGCCGGCACCTTGCTGGAGTTGGCCCTGGCCGCCGACCGCAGCTATATGCTGCATCTGCCCGACGCGCCGGACGACGCGCCGCGCGTGTTCGCCAGCAGCGCCAATTTCGGCCGCTATCCGAGCGTCAACGGGCTGACGCGGCTGGCCGCGCGCTTTTATCAGGATGAGGTGGCGATCCAGGCCGTGCAGGACCATATCGGCGCGCCGCTCGACGCCATCAACGCCGCCTCGCTCGGCCTCGTCACCGCCACGCCCGACGATATCGACTGGGAAGACGAAATCCGCATCGCCATCGAGGAGCGGGCCAGCCTGTCGCCGGACGCCTTGACGGGGCTCGAAGCCAACCTGCGCTTCGGGCCGGTGGAAACCATGGAGACCCGCATCTTCGGCCGGCTCACCGCCTGGCAAAACTGGATCTTCAACCGGCCCAACGCCGTGGGCGAGCAAGGCGCGCTCAAGGTGTTTGGCTCGGGCAACAAGGCCCGCTTCGACTGGGACCGCGTCTGA
- a CDS encoding helix-turn-helix transcriptional regulator, with protein MRRDPDSMLAPDSTDARPAGERDPYLTQLGERIRSLRAARGMSRKDLARGAEVSERYLANLETGTGNASVLLLRQVARALDVPLPVVLAEMETQHAAGGQPASEFSQLVQWLAQLPAADLSRVREACHQALAPSASHDARHRRITLIGLRGAGKSTLGRALAAAMEVPFVELNGVIEQEAGASLAEIHSLYGQAAYRRYEMRALERVLRENDRMVLATPGSLVSEPSTFNLLLARCYTVWVKTSPEEHMARVVAQGDMRPMEGNREAMDDLRRILLARTPLYSRADVTIDTSGQDPTTSLQALRAHLRVIGA; from the coding sequence ATGCGCCGCGATCCAGACTCAATGCTGGCCCCCGACTCCACCGACGCCCGCCCTGCCGGCGAGCGCGATCCCTACCTGACGCAACTCGGCGAGCGCATCCGCTCGCTGCGCGCAGCGCGGGGCATGTCGCGCAAGGACCTCGCGCGCGGCGCGGAGGTGTCCGAGCGCTATCTCGCCAACCTGGAAACCGGCACCGGCAATGCGTCCGTGCTGCTGCTGCGCCAGGTGGCGCGCGCGCTGGATGTGCCGTTGCCGGTAGTGCTGGCGGAGATGGAAACGCAGCACGCTGCCGGTGGCCAGCCGGCCTCGGAGTTCTCGCAACTGGTGCAATGGCTGGCGCAACTGCCCGCGGCCGACCTGTCGCGTGTGCGCGAGGCTTGCCACCAAGCCCTGGCGCCCAGCGCGTCCCATGATGCGCGCCATCGCCGCATTACGCTGATCGGGCTGCGTGGCGCCGGCAAATCCACCCTAGGGCGGGCGCTGGCCGCGGCCATGGAAGTGCCCTTCGTCGAACTCAACGGTGTCATCGAGCAGGAGGCCGGCGCCAGCCTGGCCGAGATCCACTCACTCTACGGGCAGGCCGCCTACCGCCGCTACGAGATGCGCGCGCTCGAACGCGTGCTGCGCGAGAACGACCGCATGGTGCTGGCCACGCCCGGCAGCCTGGTCTCGGAGCCCTCCACCTTCAACCTGCTGCTGGCACGCTGCTACACGGTCTGGGTGAAGACCTCGCCCGAGGAACACATGGCACGGGTGGTGGCGCAGGGCGATATGCGCCCGATGGAAGGCAACCGCGAAGCCATGGACGATTTGCGCCGCATCCTGCTGGCGCGCACCCCGCTGTACTCCCGCGCGGACGTGACGATCGACACCAGCGGCCAGGATCCCACCACCTCCCTGCAAGCCTTGCGCGCCCATCTGCGAGTCATTGGCGCGTGA
- a CDS encoding alpha/beta fold hydrolase — MQSELVAIPFDGRRIQVEIQWLRPERHERPLVVFLHEGLGSISMWRDYPAMLCEAGDFRGLVLSRYGYGRSTPRPAAEKWGVDYMHRQAREALPALFDALEIGPGRKRGKPWLFGHSDGGSIALIHAASFPQAVDGITVLAPHTLVEDVSVSSIQATREAYLQTDLRSKLARHHDDVDSAFWGWNDIWLDPAFRAFDLRPLLSEIRCPVLAVQGEDDEYGTMAQIEGIHRYAPQTVLLKLPRCGHSPHRDQPGPLTDAAVRFITAHTSYLK; from the coding sequence ATGCAAAGCGAGTTGGTGGCAATCCCGTTCGACGGACGCCGTATCCAGGTGGAGATCCAGTGGCTGCGGCCAGAGCGCCACGAGCGCCCGCTGGTGGTCTTCCTGCACGAAGGGCTGGGCTCGATCAGCATGTGGCGCGATTATCCCGCCATGCTGTGCGAGGCCGGCGACTTTCGCGGGCTGGTGCTGTCGCGCTATGGCTATGGGCGCTCGACCCCGCGTCCCGCCGCGGAAAAGTGGGGCGTCGACTATATGCACCGCCAGGCGCGCGAGGCCCTGCCGGCGCTGTTCGACGCACTCGAGATCGGGCCCGGCCGCAAACGTGGCAAGCCTTGGCTGTTCGGCCACAGCGACGGCGGCTCGATCGCACTGATCCATGCCGCGAGCTTTCCGCAGGCGGTAGACGGCATCACCGTGCTGGCGCCGCATACCCTGGTCGAGGATGTCTCTGTGAGCAGCATCCAGGCCACTCGCGAGGCTTACCTGCAGACGGATCTGCGCAGCAAGCTGGCGCGCCACCACGACGATGTGGATTCCGCCTTCTGGGGCTGGAACGATATCTGGCTCGATCCGGCGTTCCGCGCCTTCGACCTGCGTCCGTTGCTGTCGGAGATCCGTTGTCCCGTGCTGGCGGTGCAGGGCGAGGACGACGAGTACGGCACCATGGCGCAGATTGAGGGTATCCATCGATATGCGCCACAAACCGTCCTGCTTAAACTCCCGCGATGCGGCCACTCGCCACACCGCGACCAGCCGGGGCCGTTGACGGACGCGGCGGTCAGGTTTATAACGGCACATACTTCATACCTAAAATAA
- a CDS encoding ABC transporter substrate-binding protein, whose product MHRFTSRGLAPACLAIAASLAFAAGANAQGTGKIKVGFMLPYTGTYASLGNAIENGFKMYVQEQGGKLGGREIEYFKVDDESDSAKSPENATKLIKRDQVDVVVGTVHSGVQMGIVKVAKENNTLLIIPNAGVDEATGPLCGPNIFRSSFSNWQPGYAMGHVLAERGMKKVVTLTWKYAAGEQSIKGFKEAFEAKGGKVVKELSLPFPNVEFQALITEVASIKPDAVFVFFAGGGAVKFVKDWAAAGLKDKIPLYASGFLTDGTLEAQGAAAQGIETTLHYADGLSNPRDKSFRLEYAKAYKLQPDVYAVQGYDAAQLLAAGASAVKGDMSKKAEVIKAMEQTKVDSPRGAFTLSKAHNPVQDFYLRKVDGRENKLGGVAVKALADPARGCRL is encoded by the coding sequence ATGCATCGCTTCACATCGCGCGGGCTGGCCCCCGCATGCCTAGCCATCGCTGCATCCCTTGCCTTCGCCGCGGGCGCCAATGCCCAGGGCACCGGCAAGATCAAGGTTGGCTTCATGCTGCCTTACACGGGCACCTATGCATCGCTGGGCAACGCCATCGAGAATGGCTTCAAGATGTACGTGCAGGAGCAGGGCGGCAAGCTGGGCGGGCGGGAGATCGAGTACTTCAAGGTGGACGACGAGTCCGATTCGGCCAAGTCGCCGGAGAACGCCACCAAGCTGATCAAGCGCGACCAGGTCGATGTGGTGGTGGGCACGGTGCACTCGGGCGTGCAGATGGGCATCGTCAAGGTGGCCAAGGAAAACAACACGCTGCTGATCATTCCCAACGCGGGCGTGGATGAAGCCACCGGCCCGCTGTGTGGCCCCAATATCTTCCGTTCCTCGTTCTCGAACTGGCAGCCGGGCTACGCCATGGGCCACGTGCTGGCCGAGCGCGGCATGAAGAAGGTGGTCACGCTGACGTGGAAATACGCAGCCGGGGAGCAGTCGATCAAGGGCTTCAAGGAAGCCTTCGAGGCCAAGGGCGGCAAGGTGGTGAAGGAGTTGAGCCTGCCGTTCCCCAACGTGGAATTCCAGGCGTTGATCACGGAGGTTGCATCGATCAAGCCCGATGCGGTCTTCGTGTTCTTCGCCGGCGGCGGCGCCGTGAAATTCGTCAAGGACTGGGCCGCGGCAGGCCTCAAGGACAAGATCCCGCTCTACGCGTCAGGCTTCCTCACCGACGGCACGCTGGAGGCGCAGGGCGCCGCAGCGCAAGGCATCGAAACCACGCTGCACTATGCCGACGGCCTGTCCAACCCGCGCGACAAGAGCTTCCGCCTGGAATACGCCAAGGCCTACAAGCTGCAGCCTGATGTGTACGCCGTGCAGGGCTACGACGCCGCCCAGTTGCTGGCCGCCGGCGCCAGCGCGGTCAAGGGCGACATGAGCAAGAAGGCCGAGGTCATCAAGGCGATGGAGCAGACCAAGGTGGATAGCCCGCGCGGTGCTTTCACGCTGTCGAAGGCGCACAATCCGGTGCAGGATTTCTACCTGCGCAAGGTCGATGGCCGCGAGAACAAGCTGGGCGGCGTCGCGGTGAAAGCGCTGGCCGACCCGGCGCGCGGCTGCCGGCTCTGA
- a CDS encoding branched-chain amino acid ABC transporter permease — protein sequence MDIVSFFIQCLNSIQYGLLLFLVASGLTLIFGIMGVINLAHGSFYMLGAYLAFTLAGLTGSLLIAIPLGIVLAVAFGYVLEWVFFSYLYEREHLQQVLMTYGLILVFEELRSILVDDDVHGVTVPAMLDWSLPIGNDMTYPVYRLFISAICLLVAVAMYLVIRRTRLGMMIRAGATNREMVQSLGINVTVLYRFVFALGVALAVLAGMIAAPVSSVYPGMGSQVLIVCFVVVVIGGIGSVKGAMVASLLLGFVDTFGKVFWQEASGVLVYLLMALILLWKPQGLFKAG from the coding sequence ATGGATATCGTTTCCTTTTTCATTCAGTGCCTTAACAGCATCCAGTACGGCTTGCTGCTCTTTCTTGTCGCGAGCGGCCTGACGTTGATCTTCGGCATCATGGGCGTGATCAACCTCGCCCATGGCAGCTTCTACATGCTGGGCGCCTACCTGGCCTTCACGCTGGCCGGGCTGACCGGCAGCCTGCTGATCGCCATTCCGCTGGGCATCGTGCTGGCGGTGGCGTTCGGCTATGTGCTGGAATGGGTGTTCTTCAGCTATCTCTACGAGCGCGAGCATCTCCAGCAGGTGCTGATGACCTACGGGCTCATCCTCGTGTTCGAGGAACTGCGCAGCATCCTGGTGGATGACGACGTACATGGCGTGACCGTGCCGGCGATGCTCGACTGGTCGCTGCCGATCGGCAATGACATGACCTATCCGGTCTATCGCCTGTTTATCTCCGCGATCTGCCTGCTGGTGGCCGTGGCCATGTACCTGGTGATCCGTCGTACACGGCTTGGCATGATGATTCGCGCTGGCGCTACCAATCGCGAGATGGTGCAGTCGCTGGGCATCAACGTCACGGTGCTGTACCGCTTCGTGTTTGCGCTGGGCGTGGCCCTGGCGGTGCTGGCCGGCATGATCGCCGCGCCGGTGTCCTCGGTCTATCCCGGCATGGGCAGCCAGGTGCTGATCGTGTGCTTCGTGGTGGTGGTGATCGGTGGCATCGGCTCGGTCAAGGGGGCCATGGTGGCCTCGCTGCTGCTAGGTTTCGTCGATACCTTCGGCAAGGTGTTCTGGCAGGAGGCCTCCGGCGTGCTGGTCTATCTGCTGATGGCACTCATCCTGCTCTGGAAACCCCAGGGCTTGTTCAAGGCGGGGTAG
- a CDS encoding branched-chain amino acid ABC transporter permease — translation MPWLGGLGWLVAFAMLAVLPLLLNSDGQRFYIELLSKVMIMAIFALSLQLLIGYTGLVSLGHAAYFAMAAYATAMMAPQAGPGNGWLLLLGALGAAALLALVVGALVLRTRGIYFIMVTLAFAQMVYFVFHDTKIAGGSDGTYIYFRPEFGLLGAHPFDVNDVTHFYWLVLGALVLTVAGLAVVLRSRFGHALVGIKHNEQRMRAAGYATYRYQLGAFVVAGTFAGLAGYLYAIQYGFVNPEIASWHQSGNAMLMVILGGAGSLAGAVLGAFSFVLLAEWFSTLTKHWQLLMGGFVIVAVALLPHGLISLARGVARQREGGSR, via the coding sequence ATGCCCTGGCTGGGCGGACTGGGCTGGCTGGTGGCGTTTGCGATGCTGGCGGTGCTGCCGCTGCTGCTCAATTCGGATGGGCAGCGTTTTTATATCGAGCTGCTCAGCAAGGTCATGATCATGGCCATCTTCGCGCTGTCGCTGCAGTTGCTGATCGGCTACACCGGGCTGGTCAGCCTGGGCCACGCGGCCTACTTCGCCATGGCCGCCTACGCCACCGCGATGATGGCGCCGCAGGCCGGGCCGGGCAACGGCTGGCTATTGCTGCTGGGCGCGCTTGGCGCGGCGGCGCTGCTGGCGCTGGTGGTGGGGGCGCTGGTGCTGCGCACGCGCGGCATCTATTTCATCATGGTCACGCTGGCGTTCGCGCAGATGGTGTATTTCGTCTTTCACGACACCAAGATCGCGGGCGGCAGCGACGGTACCTATATCTACTTCCGGCCGGAGTTCGGCCTGCTGGGGGCGCACCCGTTCGACGTGAACGACGTCACGCATTTCTACTGGCTGGTGCTCGGCGCGCTGGTGCTCACGGTGGCGGGGCTGGCGGTGGTGCTGCGCTCGCGCTTCGGCCATGCGCTGGTGGGCATCAAGCATAACGAGCAGCGCATGCGCGCCGCCGGCTATGCCACCTATCGCTACCAGCTTGGCGCATTCGTGGTGGCCGGCACCTTTGCTGGCCTGGCGGGCTACCTGTATGCCATCCAGTACGGCTTCGTCAATCCGGAGATCGCGTCCTGGCACCAGTCCGGCAACGCCATGCTGATGGTGATCCTGGGTGGCGCCGGCAGCCTGGCAGGCGCGGTGCTTGGGGCCTTCTCCTTCGTCTTGCTCGCCGAGTGGTTCAGCACGCTGACCAAGCACTGGCAGTTGCTGATGGGCGGCTTTGTCATCGTGGCGGTGGCCTTGCTGCCGCATGGACTGATCAGCCTGGCCCGTGGTGTCGCGCGCCAGCGCGAAGGAGGATCCCGATGA